In Alosa sapidissima isolate fAloSap1 chromosome 4, fAloSap1.pri, whole genome shotgun sequence, the following are encoded in one genomic region:
- the sp7 gene encoding transcription factor Sp7 isoform X1 encodes MAASILEEEARYGSSPLAMLTATCNKFGSTSPVRDSATPGKAGNTVPGKKPYTMTTDLQAPKNGRSNDGLPDSYTASFGAGGGLLTPTGSPPPPTGGYGSEYNPFSHSFQTSSGSQDPSLLVTKAHATADCLTSVYTSLDMTHPYGSWYKAGIHPGITTAPSNATSSWWDVHPNSNWLSPAQAQQDGLQASLQPVPPQTSLSPGQLPSYSSDFTSLNPAQYSSVGLSSSTHLLPSSQHMLPQDMYKPKPVASAGIMENPMGLKPSRGSGGYGGGGGSTTGRSSCDCPNCQELERLGASAASLRKKPVHSCHIPGCGKVYGKASHLKAHLRWHTGERPFVCNWLFCGKRFTRSDELERHVRTHTREKKFTCLLCNKRFTRSDHLSKHQKTHAEASLQGKGAGGEGGEADPRVEETADPNSNAPAPGPGGTVPDAATNGEEKSNAANGVETSSGLLEI; translated from the exons ATGGCCGCATCGATTCTGGAG GAGGAAGCACGTTATGGCTCCAGCCCTCTGGCTATGCTAACTGCCACCTGCAATAAATTTGGAAGCACAAGCCCAGTGAGAGACTCCGCCACGCCCGGCAAAGCAGGAAACACAGTGCCAGGAAAGAAGCCCTACACCATGACCACGGACCTCCAAGCGCCCAAGAATGGCCGCAGCAACGATGGCCTGCCGGACTCCTACACCGCCTCCTTCGGCGCTGGAGGGGGACTCCTGACCCCCACAGGCAGCCCGCCACCCCCGACGGGGGGCTACGGCTCCGAGTACAACCCCTTCTCCCACTCCTTCCAGACGTCGTCCGGGTCGCAGGACCCCTCGCTTCTGGTGACCAAAGCCCACGCCACTGCGGACTGCCTGACTAGTGTCTACACCTCTCTGGACATGACCCACCCGTACGGCTCGTGGTACAAGGCAGGCATCCACCCGGGCATCACCACGGCGCCGTCCAACGCCACCTCGTCCTGGTGGGACGTGCACCCCAACTCCAACTGGCTGAGCCCGGCGCAGGCGCAGCAGGACGGCCTGCAGGCCTCGCTGCAGCCCGTGCCGCCACAGACCTCGCTGAGCCCGGGGCAGCTGCCCAGCTACAGCTCCGATTTCACCTCCCTCAACCCGGCGCAGTACTCCTCAGTGGGCCTCAGCTCCTCCACACACCTGCTGCCCTCCTCTCAGCACATGCTGCCCCAGGACATGTACAAGCCCAAGCCCGTGGCCAGCGCGGGGATCATGGAGAACCCCATGGGCCTCAAGCCCAGCCGGGGCTCTGGAGGGTACGGTGGCGGAGGCGGCAGCACCACGGGTCGGTCGTCGTGCGACTGCCCCAACTGCCAGGAGCTGGAGCGCCTGGGTGCGTCGGCCGCCTCGCTGCGCAAGAAGCCCGTGCACAGCTGCCACATCCCGGGCTGCGGCAAGGTGTACGGCAAGGCCTCGCACCTGAAGGCACACCTGCGCTGGCACACGGGCGAGCGCCCGTTCGTCTGCAACTGGCTCTTCTGCGGCAAGCGCTTCACGCGCTCCGACGAGCTGGAGCGgcacgtgcgcacgcacacgcgcgagAAGAAGTTCACGTGCCTGCTGTGCAACAAGCGCTTCACGCGCAGCGACCACCTCAGCAAGCACCAGAAGACCCACGCAGAGGCCAGTCTGCAGGGCAAGGGAGCCGGTGGAGAAGGGGGGGAGGCAGACCCCAGGGTGGAGGAAACCGCTGACCCCAACAGCAACGCCCCCGCCCCCGGGCCCGGGGGAACGGTCCCAGACGCCGCCACCAACGGCGAGGAGAAAAGCAACGCGGCCAATGGCGTAGAGACGAGCAGTGGTCTGCTGGAGATCTGA
- the sp7 gene encoding transcription factor Sp7 isoform X2, which yields MLTATCNKFGSTSPVRDSATPGKAGNTVPGKKPYTMTTDLQAPKNGRSNDGLPDSYTASFGAGGGLLTPTGSPPPPTGGYGSEYNPFSHSFQTSSGSQDPSLLVTKAHATADCLTSVYTSLDMTHPYGSWYKAGIHPGITTAPSNATSSWWDVHPNSNWLSPAQAQQDGLQASLQPVPPQTSLSPGQLPSYSSDFTSLNPAQYSSVGLSSSTHLLPSSQHMLPQDMYKPKPVASAGIMENPMGLKPSRGSGGYGGGGGSTTGRSSCDCPNCQELERLGASAASLRKKPVHSCHIPGCGKVYGKASHLKAHLRWHTGERPFVCNWLFCGKRFTRSDELERHVRTHTREKKFTCLLCNKRFTRSDHLSKHQKTHAEASLQGKGAGGEGGEADPRVEETADPNSNAPAPGPGGTVPDAATNGEEKSNAANGVETSSGLLEI from the coding sequence ATGCTAACTGCCACCTGCAATAAATTTGGAAGCACAAGCCCAGTGAGAGACTCCGCCACGCCCGGCAAAGCAGGAAACACAGTGCCAGGAAAGAAGCCCTACACCATGACCACGGACCTCCAAGCGCCCAAGAATGGCCGCAGCAACGATGGCCTGCCGGACTCCTACACCGCCTCCTTCGGCGCTGGAGGGGGACTCCTGACCCCCACAGGCAGCCCGCCACCCCCGACGGGGGGCTACGGCTCCGAGTACAACCCCTTCTCCCACTCCTTCCAGACGTCGTCCGGGTCGCAGGACCCCTCGCTTCTGGTGACCAAAGCCCACGCCACTGCGGACTGCCTGACTAGTGTCTACACCTCTCTGGACATGACCCACCCGTACGGCTCGTGGTACAAGGCAGGCATCCACCCGGGCATCACCACGGCGCCGTCCAACGCCACCTCGTCCTGGTGGGACGTGCACCCCAACTCCAACTGGCTGAGCCCGGCGCAGGCGCAGCAGGACGGCCTGCAGGCCTCGCTGCAGCCCGTGCCGCCACAGACCTCGCTGAGCCCGGGGCAGCTGCCCAGCTACAGCTCCGATTTCACCTCCCTCAACCCGGCGCAGTACTCCTCAGTGGGCCTCAGCTCCTCCACACACCTGCTGCCCTCCTCTCAGCACATGCTGCCCCAGGACATGTACAAGCCCAAGCCCGTGGCCAGCGCGGGGATCATGGAGAACCCCATGGGCCTCAAGCCCAGCCGGGGCTCTGGAGGGTACGGTGGCGGAGGCGGCAGCACCACGGGTCGGTCGTCGTGCGACTGCCCCAACTGCCAGGAGCTGGAGCGCCTGGGTGCGTCGGCCGCCTCGCTGCGCAAGAAGCCCGTGCACAGCTGCCACATCCCGGGCTGCGGCAAGGTGTACGGCAAGGCCTCGCACCTGAAGGCACACCTGCGCTGGCACACGGGCGAGCGCCCGTTCGTCTGCAACTGGCTCTTCTGCGGCAAGCGCTTCACGCGCTCCGACGAGCTGGAGCGgcacgtgcgcacgcacacgcgcgagAAGAAGTTCACGTGCCTGCTGTGCAACAAGCGCTTCACGCGCAGCGACCACCTCAGCAAGCACCAGAAGACCCACGCAGAGGCCAGTCTGCAGGGCAAGGGAGCCGGTGGAGAAGGGGGGGAGGCAGACCCCAGGGTGGAGGAAACCGCTGACCCCAACAGCAACGCCCCCGCCCCCGGGCCCGGGGGAACGGTCCCAGACGCCGCCACCAACGGCGAGGAGAAAAGCAACGCGGCCAATGGCGTAGAGACGAGCAGTGGTCTGCTGGAGATCTGA
- the tarbp2 gene encoding RISC-loading complex subunit tarbp2 isoform X2 — MSDEKSPGNCKRNSGCSSIEQMLAVNPGKTPISLLQEYGTRIGKTPVYDLLKAEGQAHQPNFTFRVSVGDISCTGQGPSKKAAKHKAAEAALKMLKGGIGGVAGVESFAGVDMSLDGECIPAEMKSTSSTQQVECNPVGALQELVVQKGWRLPEYTVTQESGPAHRKEFTMTCRVERFVEIGSGTSKKLAKRNAAAKMLSRIHDVPVDLRSSHEAEAEDDTFTMHRLEGGKCKGFGCTWDSLRNSAGEKILQLRSHPLATASSTANFCSLLHDLSEEQRFDVSYLDLEERSLSGLCQCLVELSTQPITVCHGFAPSLDAARANAAHNALQYLKIMAGGK, encoded by the exons ATGAGCGACGAGAAAAGCCCGGGCAACTGCAAGAGAAACTCTGGGTGTTCCAG taTTGAGCAAATGCTGGCTGTGAACCCCGGGAAGACGCCGATCAGTCTGCTGCAGGAGTATGGAACGCGGATAGGCAAGACCCCGGTGTATGACCTCCTGAAGGCCGAGGGCCAGGCCCATCAGCCTAACTTCACCTTCCGCGTCTCCGTGGGCGACATCAGCTGCACCGGCCAAGGGCCCAGCAAGAAGGCCGCAAAGCACAAAGCCGCCGAGGCAGCCCTCAAAATGCTTAAAGGGGGAATAGGGGGAGTCGCTGGAGTAGAGAGTTTTGCTGGAGTCGACATGTCTTTAGATGGAGAATG CATCCCAGCAGAAATGAAGTCAACCAGCTCTACTCAGCAAGTCGAGTGCAATCCAGTAGGAGCGCTACAG GAGCTTGTGGTGCAGAAAGGCTGGCGTTTGCCTGAGTACACGGTGACACAGGAGTCCGGGCCTGCCCATCGTAAAGAGTTCACCATGACCTGCCGCGTGGAGAGATTTGTTGAAATCG GCAGTGGTACATCCAAGAAGCTTGCCAAGCGCAACGCAGCAGCAAAGATGCTCTCCAGGATCCATGACGTGCCAGTGGATCTGCGCAGCAGCCATGAAGCTGAGGCGGAGGACGATACCTTCACTATG CACCGTTTGGAGGGTGGGAAGTGCAAGGGCTTTGGCTGCACCTGGGACTCGCTCCGCAACTCGGCCGGCGAGAAGATCCTGCAGCTGCGCAGCCACCCACTGGCCACGGCCAGCTCCACCGCCAACTTTTGCTCCCTGCTACACGACCTGTCGGAGGAGCAACGCTTTGACGTCAGCTACCTGGACCTGG aggaGCGCAGTCTGAGTGGCCTGTGCCAGTGTCTGGTGGAGCTCTCCACCCAGCCCATAACCGTGTGCCACGGCTTCGCCCCCAGCCTGGATGCCGCCCGGGCAAACGCTGCCCACAATGCACTTCAGTACCTCAAAATCATGGCAGGTGGGAAATGA
- the tarbp2 gene encoding RISC-loading complex subunit tarbp2 isoform X1, whose translation MSDEKSPGNCKRNSGCSSIEQMLAVNPGKTPISLLQEYGTRIGKTPVYDLLKAEGQAHQPNFTFRVSVGDISCTGQGPSKKAAKHKAAEAALKMLKGGIGGVAGVESFAGVDMSLDGECIPAEMKSTSSTQQVECNPVGALQELVVQKGWRLPEYTVTQESGPAHRKEFTMTCRVERFVEIGSGTSKKLAKRNAAAKMLSRIHDVPVDLRSSHEAEAEDDTFTMQHRLEGGKCKGFGCTWDSLRNSAGEKILQLRSHPLATASSTANFCSLLHDLSEEQRFDVSYLDLEERSLSGLCQCLVELSTQPITVCHGFAPSLDAARANAAHNALQYLKIMAGGK comes from the exons ATGAGCGACGAGAAAAGCCCGGGCAACTGCAAGAGAAACTCTGGGTGTTCCAG taTTGAGCAAATGCTGGCTGTGAACCCCGGGAAGACGCCGATCAGTCTGCTGCAGGAGTATGGAACGCGGATAGGCAAGACCCCGGTGTATGACCTCCTGAAGGCCGAGGGCCAGGCCCATCAGCCTAACTTCACCTTCCGCGTCTCCGTGGGCGACATCAGCTGCACCGGCCAAGGGCCCAGCAAGAAGGCCGCAAAGCACAAAGCCGCCGAGGCAGCCCTCAAAATGCTTAAAGGGGGAATAGGGGGAGTCGCTGGAGTAGAGAGTTTTGCTGGAGTCGACATGTCTTTAGATGGAGAATG CATCCCAGCAGAAATGAAGTCAACCAGCTCTACTCAGCAAGTCGAGTGCAATCCAGTAGGAGCGCTACAG GAGCTTGTGGTGCAGAAAGGCTGGCGTTTGCCTGAGTACACGGTGACACAGGAGTCCGGGCCTGCCCATCGTAAAGAGTTCACCATGACCTGCCGCGTGGAGAGATTTGTTGAAATCG GCAGTGGTACATCCAAGAAGCTTGCCAAGCGCAACGCAGCAGCAAAGATGCTCTCCAGGATCCATGACGTGCCAGTGGATCTGCGCAGCAGCCATGAAGCTGAGGCGGAGGACGATACCTTCACTATG CAGCACCGTTTGGAGGGTGGGAAGTGCAAGGGCTTTGGCTGCACCTGGGACTCGCTCCGCAACTCGGCCGGCGAGAAGATCCTGCAGCTGCGCAGCCACCCACTGGCCACGGCCAGCTCCACCGCCAACTTTTGCTCCCTGCTACACGACCTGTCGGAGGAGCAACGCTTTGACGTCAGCTACCTGGACCTGG aggaGCGCAGTCTGAGTGGCCTGTGCCAGTGTCTGGTGGAGCTCTCCACCCAGCCCATAACCGTGTGCCACGGCTTCGCCCCCAGCCTGGATGCCGCCCGGGCAAACGCTGCCCACAATGCACTTCAGTACCTCAAAATCATGGCAGGTGGGAAATGA
- the tarbp2 gene encoding RISC-loading complex subunit tarbp2 isoform X3 → MSDEKSPGNCKRNSGCSSIEQMLAVNPGKTPISLLQEYGTRIGKTPVYDLLKAEGQAHQPNFTFRVSVGDISCTGQGPSKKAAKHKAAEAALKMLKGGIGGVAGVESFAGVDMSLDGECIPAEMKSTSSTQQVECNPVGALQELVVQKGWRLPEYTVTQESGPAHRKEFTMTCRVERFVEIGSGTSKKLAKRNAAAKMLSRIHDVPVDLRSSHEAEAEDDTFTMQHRLEGGKCKGFGCTWDSLRNSAGEKILQLRSHPLATASSTANFCSLLHDLSEEQRFDVSYLDLEERSLSGLCQCLVELSTQPITVCHGFAPSLDAARANAAHNALQYLKIMAVL, encoded by the exons ATGAGCGACGAGAAAAGCCCGGGCAACTGCAAGAGAAACTCTGGGTGTTCCAG taTTGAGCAAATGCTGGCTGTGAACCCCGGGAAGACGCCGATCAGTCTGCTGCAGGAGTATGGAACGCGGATAGGCAAGACCCCGGTGTATGACCTCCTGAAGGCCGAGGGCCAGGCCCATCAGCCTAACTTCACCTTCCGCGTCTCCGTGGGCGACATCAGCTGCACCGGCCAAGGGCCCAGCAAGAAGGCCGCAAAGCACAAAGCCGCCGAGGCAGCCCTCAAAATGCTTAAAGGGGGAATAGGGGGAGTCGCTGGAGTAGAGAGTTTTGCTGGAGTCGACATGTCTTTAGATGGAGAATG CATCCCAGCAGAAATGAAGTCAACCAGCTCTACTCAGCAAGTCGAGTGCAATCCAGTAGGAGCGCTACAG GAGCTTGTGGTGCAGAAAGGCTGGCGTTTGCCTGAGTACACGGTGACACAGGAGTCCGGGCCTGCCCATCGTAAAGAGTTCACCATGACCTGCCGCGTGGAGAGATTTGTTGAAATCG GCAGTGGTACATCCAAGAAGCTTGCCAAGCGCAACGCAGCAGCAAAGATGCTCTCCAGGATCCATGACGTGCCAGTGGATCTGCGCAGCAGCCATGAAGCTGAGGCGGAGGACGATACCTTCACTATG CAGCACCGTTTGGAGGGTGGGAAGTGCAAGGGCTTTGGCTGCACCTGGGACTCGCTCCGCAACTCGGCCGGCGAGAAGATCCTGCAGCTGCGCAGCCACCCACTGGCCACGGCCAGCTCCACCGCCAACTTTTGCTCCCTGCTACACGACCTGTCGGAGGAGCAACGCTTTGACGTCAGCTACCTGGACCTGG aggaGCGCAGTCTGAGTGGCCTGTGCCAGTGTCTGGTGGAGCTCTCCACCCAGCCCATAACCGTGTGCCACGGCTTCGCCCCCAGCCTGGATGCCGCCCGGGCAAACGCTGCCCACAATGCACTTCAGTACCTCAAAATCATGGCAG TTCTGTGA
- the tespa1 gene encoding uncharacterized protein tespa1 isoform X1 has translation METPSPNVRRHAWVHSSWLTLEETEHQTPYPATTDLHLSTQEDDVFLGVSTGCATGKIETWLQGCGPATGLEEARADPAHLTLESLLKTCNSFEDDLSLGAEATVLHDVARPSVGCRPVLLPPPKSRQKKFTTSTPQQRLSLPLFNMGQSMASSCLSSTTSKTASSISEVLQMCTEDAEETLYQLGFGCDEPQVTARIPSRFFNFPSQLRGINFRLFLESQLRRVSQEDPNLSLASRFRQVEVLTAMANAFYSLYSHVSRTPLQKLAPPEFSFSPAAEKRIGVRFFGSVRSEPRSPVERLKDTVSKMCLFAGSRTSDSTSPHNSPRKRGSIPEIPTQLINTDTKAPGHSELEGGNCAGLAENNMGHVTKVNPNIERGAGKGSERRTSEDMTPQTGLDSTEHSSTLLSGSRKISQDSVNNCRVRLTFSDPGQNQSAVDDANIPENSKRPVTLNLQSHALFQAPMALVPKVTHDIICPPIVEEVHQAPYCSPLDFKTSVPHKCFGGQPISDISITTSPSELNEQTVHCNLQEGEPTNIPKTCSERHSVDGEPSAPSSHPSRSSHVSPCQILVTGWEGEAMHGDTAEDPPFSAVSAQSQTLLSNRRYLSPLKGAEQARLIHEPKHANSFELEEVHSAGEDDVGQSDLGTRASLSLPAIGQNNSLPRGESFQSDSSGYAEDDLHLLA, from the exons ATGGAGACGCCGTCCCCAAATGTCAGGCGTCATGCCTGGGTGCACAGCAGCTGGCTTACCCTGGAGGAGACGGAACATCAGACCCCGTACCCAGCAACCACAGACCTGCACCTGTCCACCCAGGAGGATGATGTTTTTTTGGGAg TTTCCACAGGATGTGCTACAGGAAAGATTGAAACCTGGCTTCAAGGTTGTGG GCCAGCCACTGGACTAGAGGAGGCGAGAGCTGACCCTGCTCACTTAACTTTGG AGTCTTTACTGAAAACATGTAACAGTTTTGAAGATGACCTGAGTCTAGGAGCTGAGG CCACTGTGTTGCATGATGTGGCCAGACCATCAGTGGG GTGCCGTCCTGTGCTCCTGCCCCCTCCAAAATCACGTCAGAAAAAATTTACCACGAG CACACCGCAGCAGAGGCTTAGTCTTCCACTCTTTAATATGGGCCAGAGCATGGCCTCCAGCTGCCTGTCCTCCACCACCAGTAAAACGGCCTCAAG tatcTCGGAGGTTCTTCAGATGTGCACAGAGGATGCGGAGGAAACGCTGTACCAGCTGGGCTTTGGCTGTGATGAGCCCCAGGTCACGGCGCGGATTCCTTCCCGTTTCTTCAACTTCCCCTCCCAACTGCGCGGCATCAATTTCCGCCTCTTCTTGGAGTCACAGCTCCGTCGGGTCAGTCAAGAGGACCCAAACCTGTCACTTGCTA GTCGTTTCAGGCAAGTGGAGGTGCTGACAGCGATGGCCAATGCCTTTTACTCCCTTTATTCCCATGTGTCCAGGACTCCCCTCCAGAAACTCGCGCCCCCCGAATTCAGCTTTTCCCCTGCGGCTGAAAAGCGGATCGGGGTGCGCTTCTTCGGCAGTGTCCGCAGCGAGCCTCGCTCACCCGTGGAGAGGCTCAAGGACACCGTTTCGAAAATGTGCCTCTTTGCTGGCTCTCGTACCTCCGACTCCACATCACCACACAACTCACCCAGGAAGCGGGGCAGTATCCCCGAAATACCGACCCAGttgataaacacagacacaaaggctCCAGGACACTCAGAACTTGAAGGGGGAAACTGTGCAGGGCTTGCAGAAAACAATATGGGACATGTCACTAAAGTAAACCCTAATATAGAAAGAGGAGCAGGCAAGGGATCAGAAAGGAGGACTTCTGAGGATATGACTCCTCAAACAGGTCTTGACAGCACTGAGCACTCAAGCACATTGTTATCAGGTTCAAGGAAGATCTCTCAAGACTCGGTTAATAACTGCAGGGTGAGGCTCACATTTTCTGATCCTGGCCAAAACCAGAGTGCTGTTGATGACGCAAACATTCCAGAAAATTCCAAAAGGCCAGTAACCCTCAACCTCCAGTCGCATGCCTTGTTTCAGGCTCCCATGGCCCTTGTGCCTAAGGTGACTCATGACATTATCTGCCCTCCGATTGTAGAGGAGGTGCACCAAGCACCTTACTGCAGTCCACTGGACTTCAAAACCTCAGTGCCCCATAAGTGCTTTGGAGGACAGCCAATTTCAGACATCTCCATCACAACTTCACCCTCAGAACTGAACGAACAGACAGTTCATTGCAACTTACAAGAAGGTGAACCCACAAATATCCCTAAAACCTGTTCTGAACGTCATTCGGTGGATGGCGAGCCGTCTGCACCATCATCTCATCCCAGCAGGAGCAGTCATGTGTCCCCATGTCAGATACTGGTGACAGGCTGGGAAGGTGAAGCCATGCACGGGGACACAGCAGAAGATCCTCCCTTCAGTGCCGTCTCTGCTCAATCTCAGACACTGCTCTCAAACCGGAGGTACCTAAGCCCCCTCAAGGGTGCAGAGCAGGCTCGACTCATCCACGAACCCAAGCACGCCAATTCCTTTGAACTAGAAGAG GTTCACAGTGCTGGGGAAGATGATGTTGGACAATCCGACCTCGGGACACGTGCCTCCTTATCCCTCCCGGCTATTGGTCAGAACAATA GCTTGCCGAGGGGGGAGAGTTTCCAGTCAGACAGCAGTGGCTATGCCGAGGATGACTTGCACCTTCTGGCTTAG
- the tespa1 gene encoding uncharacterized protein tespa1 isoform X2, producing METPSPNVRRHAWVHSSWLTLEETEHQTPYPATTDLHLSTQEDDVFLGGCATGKIETWLQGCGPATGLEEARADPAHLTLESLLKTCNSFEDDLSLGAEATVLHDVARPSVGCRPVLLPPPKSRQKKFTTSTPQQRLSLPLFNMGQSMASSCLSSTTSKTASSISEVLQMCTEDAEETLYQLGFGCDEPQVTARIPSRFFNFPSQLRGINFRLFLESQLRRVSQEDPNLSLASRFRQVEVLTAMANAFYSLYSHVSRTPLQKLAPPEFSFSPAAEKRIGVRFFGSVRSEPRSPVERLKDTVSKMCLFAGSRTSDSTSPHNSPRKRGSIPEIPTQLINTDTKAPGHSELEGGNCAGLAENNMGHVTKVNPNIERGAGKGSERRTSEDMTPQTGLDSTEHSSTLLSGSRKISQDSVNNCRVRLTFSDPGQNQSAVDDANIPENSKRPVTLNLQSHALFQAPMALVPKVTHDIICPPIVEEVHQAPYCSPLDFKTSVPHKCFGGQPISDISITTSPSELNEQTVHCNLQEGEPTNIPKTCSERHSVDGEPSAPSSHPSRSSHVSPCQILVTGWEGEAMHGDTAEDPPFSAVSAQSQTLLSNRRYLSPLKGAEQARLIHEPKHANSFELEEVHSAGEDDVGQSDLGTRASLSLPAIGQNNSLPRGESFQSDSSGYAEDDLHLLA from the exons ATGGAGACGCCGTCCCCAAATGTCAGGCGTCATGCCTGGGTGCACAGCAGCTGGCTTACCCTGGAGGAGACGGAACATCAGACCCCGTACCCAGCAACCACAGACCTGCACCTGTCCACCCAGGAGGATGATGTTTTTTTGGGAg GATGTGCTACAGGAAAGATTGAAACCTGGCTTCAAGGTTGTGG GCCAGCCACTGGACTAGAGGAGGCGAGAGCTGACCCTGCTCACTTAACTTTGG AGTCTTTACTGAAAACATGTAACAGTTTTGAAGATGACCTGAGTCTAGGAGCTGAGG CCACTGTGTTGCATGATGTGGCCAGACCATCAGTGGG GTGCCGTCCTGTGCTCCTGCCCCCTCCAAAATCACGTCAGAAAAAATTTACCACGAG CACACCGCAGCAGAGGCTTAGTCTTCCACTCTTTAATATGGGCCAGAGCATGGCCTCCAGCTGCCTGTCCTCCACCACCAGTAAAACGGCCTCAAG tatcTCGGAGGTTCTTCAGATGTGCACAGAGGATGCGGAGGAAACGCTGTACCAGCTGGGCTTTGGCTGTGATGAGCCCCAGGTCACGGCGCGGATTCCTTCCCGTTTCTTCAACTTCCCCTCCCAACTGCGCGGCATCAATTTCCGCCTCTTCTTGGAGTCACAGCTCCGTCGGGTCAGTCAAGAGGACCCAAACCTGTCACTTGCTA GTCGTTTCAGGCAAGTGGAGGTGCTGACAGCGATGGCCAATGCCTTTTACTCCCTTTATTCCCATGTGTCCAGGACTCCCCTCCAGAAACTCGCGCCCCCCGAATTCAGCTTTTCCCCTGCGGCTGAAAAGCGGATCGGGGTGCGCTTCTTCGGCAGTGTCCGCAGCGAGCCTCGCTCACCCGTGGAGAGGCTCAAGGACACCGTTTCGAAAATGTGCCTCTTTGCTGGCTCTCGTACCTCCGACTCCACATCACCACACAACTCACCCAGGAAGCGGGGCAGTATCCCCGAAATACCGACCCAGttgataaacacagacacaaaggctCCAGGACACTCAGAACTTGAAGGGGGAAACTGTGCAGGGCTTGCAGAAAACAATATGGGACATGTCACTAAAGTAAACCCTAATATAGAAAGAGGAGCAGGCAAGGGATCAGAAAGGAGGACTTCTGAGGATATGACTCCTCAAACAGGTCTTGACAGCACTGAGCACTCAAGCACATTGTTATCAGGTTCAAGGAAGATCTCTCAAGACTCGGTTAATAACTGCAGGGTGAGGCTCACATTTTCTGATCCTGGCCAAAACCAGAGTGCTGTTGATGACGCAAACATTCCAGAAAATTCCAAAAGGCCAGTAACCCTCAACCTCCAGTCGCATGCCTTGTTTCAGGCTCCCATGGCCCTTGTGCCTAAGGTGACTCATGACATTATCTGCCCTCCGATTGTAGAGGAGGTGCACCAAGCACCTTACTGCAGTCCACTGGACTTCAAAACCTCAGTGCCCCATAAGTGCTTTGGAGGACAGCCAATTTCAGACATCTCCATCACAACTTCACCCTCAGAACTGAACGAACAGACAGTTCATTGCAACTTACAAGAAGGTGAACCCACAAATATCCCTAAAACCTGTTCTGAACGTCATTCGGTGGATGGCGAGCCGTCTGCACCATCATCTCATCCCAGCAGGAGCAGTCATGTGTCCCCATGTCAGATACTGGTGACAGGCTGGGAAGGTGAAGCCATGCACGGGGACACAGCAGAAGATCCTCCCTTCAGTGCCGTCTCTGCTCAATCTCAGACACTGCTCTCAAACCGGAGGTACCTAAGCCCCCTCAAGGGTGCAGAGCAGGCTCGACTCATCCACGAACCCAAGCACGCCAATTCCTTTGAACTAGAAGAG GTTCACAGTGCTGGGGAAGATGATGTTGGACAATCCGACCTCGGGACACGTGCCTCCTTATCCCTCCCGGCTATTGGTCAGAACAATA GCTTGCCGAGGGGGGAGAGTTTCCAGTCAGACAGCAGTGGCTATGCCGAGGATGACTTGCACCTTCTGGCTTAG